In Dehalococcoidia bacterium, one DNA window encodes the following:
- the rsfS gene encoding ribosome silencing factor — protein MRRLKTQRPKVKSPKTTSPKLKSPTTRRKKTLTGLDRARAAAEAASDKQASDIMLLDLRQACNFTDYFVICSADSGPQVDAIADGVEQALSVGDTRLHHREGASDSGWVLLDFSDVVVHVFSPEARRYYQLDKVWAEAKTIVRIQ, from the coding sequence GTGCGCCGTCTGAAGACCCAGAGACCAAAGGTCAAAAGCCCAAAGACCACAAGCCCCAAGCTTAAAAGCCCAACGACCCGAAGGAAGAAGACGCTCACGGGCCTGGACAGGGCCCGCGCGGCCGCGGAGGCCGCATCCGACAAGCAGGCGTCGGACATCATGCTGCTGGACCTGCGCCAGGCCTGCAATTTCACCGACTACTTCGTCATCTGCTCCGCCGACTCCGGTCCCCAGGTAGATGCCATCGCCGATGGCGTGGAGCAGGCCCTGAGCGTTGGCGACACGCGTCTGCACCACCGGGAGGGCGCCAGCGATTCAGGCTGGGTGCTCCTGGACTTCAGCGACGTGGTCGTCCACGTGTTCTCCCCCGAGGCGCGGAGGTACTACCAGCTCGACAAGGTGTGGGCCGAGGCCAAGACCATCGTCCGCATCCAGTAG